Below is a genomic region from Candidatus Binatia bacterium.
GGTGTAGAAGCCGACGGCGACGTCGGAGCTGTTCACGCCAAGCAACTCGGTAACCGACTTGCGCTTCGGCATGCCGCCGGCATGCTTGTAATTGGTCCAAATTCCGCCGACCAGGACCGTCCCCAAGATGTCGTTTTGCGAATCGCGGTAGAAACCCACGAACGTTCGCTTGTCGTTGAGGCCGCTGAGCTCGGTGTCCACGGCGCTGGGATAGCTCTCTTTTCGGAAGTTGTTCTGACCGTAGGGAGGGACGACGATGTACCCCGCGCTGGGATCGATCTTCGAGCCGCTGCCGTAGAATCCGGTGAGCGTCGCTCGGTCGTTGATCCCCAAAACTTCGTTGAACGTCGGATCGGCCGGATCGTCGACCGTCTTGAACGTGTAACCCGACGACGCAGCGGGCACGAGCGCGAGCGGAGCCTGCGGAGACGCGCTCGGGGCAGCGGGGCCCGCGCACGCTGCCAGGGCGAGCAGCGAGCCGAGGGTAATTGCGGCAAACGCGCGTTCGTTTAGCATGTTAACGTGAGTTATCGCTCGGTCGGACTGTGTAAGTCTTAGCATCGTTAGCCGCAATCATGACACCGATTGCGCCGCGAATCAATAGCGTTAACGCGTCAACGCCGCTAGCACAGCGAACAATTCTTTTCAGCACTTGCGCGTGAAGCTGTAGCCTCCGCCGCGCATGTGCTTGCCATCGGATGAAAGCGTCAGCGTGTGTTCGCCGTAGTAAGTGAGGACCACGGTCGTGCCCTTGATGATCCAGTTGCCCGAGACGCCGTCGCTGTCGGTCATGTTGCCGTTGAGGTCCGCCGTGAGTGTGAGTCCCGGCTTGTCGTCCGCGATCCAGGTGCCGACCAGGTTGACCGTGCTGCAGCCGGTAGGCACCGGCGTGGGTGTCGGCATCGGCGCGAGCGCTGTGATCGCGCCGCCGTAAAATTTGTGGGCGACGTCGAGACACAAAGTGTCAGCGCCGAATGGATTTTCTGGGAGCTGCACGGCGCAGGTGAACGTAACGACGTAGCCCTGCGAGAGCGGATAGCAGCGCACCGTCGCCGCCGCCGTCGCCGCGCCCGCCTGTGGGTTCTGCGCGGTGGCGATCCATTCGCCGCCGCCCGGGCTCGACTCGGTAGCGCCTTGAAGGAAGGCGCTCAGCGCGGCCTTGGCCTTCGCGCTGCATTCTTGGGCCGACCCGGTCGGGCTCACGTGCCGGATACCTACGGACATGTCGACGGCCGCCGGCGCGGGCACGCCGACCGAGGCGGCGCAGAACGCCGCGGCTGCCCCCAGCGCGGCACGCCGCAGCCCGCCGCGCGTCACGGCCCGCCTCCGAACGCTGTCGCGAGCTTGGTGCACAACGCGCTCGCGGTATCGGTGCTGTCCGGCGTCTGCACGGCGCACGTAAACGTCACGACGTACCCGTCGTCAAGCGGATAGCAGTGGACCGCTGCTGCCGACGAAGAATGACCGGCCGAATCCGCCGGGCCATAGGCCCTCCACTCCCCGGTGTCGCCGCTGCCGATCTCGGTGGCATCTTGCAACACCGAGTTCAACGCGGTCTTCGCGGCCGCGTTGCAGCTGCTCACGGGTTGGCTCTTGACGACCTTGCGCGCGCCGACGGCCATGTCCAGCGCCGCCGGCGCCGGCGGCGTGGCCGCGCCGAGCGCGAGGACGCAGCTTGCCGCGAGCAGCGCTGTGCGTCGTACCAACGGAAGCGCCATCAATCCCGCACCGTCAGGTCGGTCGGAGCGTTGAGCTCCGTCTTACTGCCCACGATGACCGCTTTAGGCTCGACGTTGCCCTTGGCCTTCGGCGGGAAGACCAGCACGCTGTCGGTACCGGAGCCGTGATAGCAATAGCGGCACACCGCTACGTACAACGCGCCGGCATCGTCGAGTGTGAGTCCCGTTAGGGCGCTTCTGAGCTCCATGTCAGCGATTCCGCTCCTTGGAGAGCTCGCCGGCGACGTCGCGATAGAGCGATCGGGTGGCGCGGGCAACCAATTCCGCGACGCGGAACAGGCCGTCTCCCGAGATCGTTATGCCCTGCCAGTCCACGGCCTCGTGTCGATGCACCAGCGCATACGTGTCGTTTCCGATGTCGAAGATCGCGAACTCGCTCGATTCGGCGATGAGCCGCCCGCGCTCGAGCATGTTCCGATCGATGCTCTCGACTAATTTCATGTTAACAGATACTCCCGTTTACGCCATACTCGCCGGAGCGAGCGAGCCCCTGCGAGGATGATGACGTCCGCGAAATGGGAAGAAGTCAAAACATGAAGCGCAGGCCAGGCCGCTTATGGTGGACCGCAGCAATCGCGGTGCTTTGTATCGTCGGGCTAGCTTTCTGGCAGTGGCAGAATCTCGCGCGTCGCGGCATCATCGCGGCCGCCGATGCGTTCACCGGAATGCGCGTCTCGGTCGACCGCATGACGCTGGGCGCAAACCGCGCCGTCTTCGAGGACGTGCGCGTCACATCGAAGCGCGACGAACCGATCGCGACGATCCCGCGACTCGCCGTTGCGTACGACCTCGGAGATTGGCTCGGCGGCAAGCGACTCTTCGGCCTGCGATCCGTCGTAGCGGATTCGCCGCACGTTACGATCGTTCGCCGGCGCGACGGGACGTATAACGTTCCGATCCCGCAGCTGCAAGGCAATCGCCGCGCAGGTGCCGGGCCGTTGAAGCTGACGGCGCGCGTGCACAACGGCTCGCTCGACGCGGTCGACCGGCGTCCCGGGTTCAATGAAGAGGGGCGCTTTTACGTGCGCGATCTCAACGTCGACGCCGACATCGTGAGCGCGGCACGCTCGCACTACACCGCAAGCCTGCGTTATGGCGAACGAACGGACCGTCTCTTTTCGATCGACGGACGCGGCGACATCGACCCGCCGGACGGCTACGTGGATCAGCGCTGGACCGCACGCGAGCTTCCGATCGCCGCTGCGATCGACTTCGTGGCGGGATCGCGGTCGCTGCGCTTCCTGCGCGGAACGCTGCGCGACGTTGACGCCCGCTACTTCGGCCTGCCCGACGCCCGCGGCGCGCTGCGCGATCGCTTCGCGGCGAGCGCGTCACTGTCCGGCGCGCGCATCGCCGTTGCCGGTCTCTCGAAGCCGGTTGACGACGTCCGCGGTCCGGTCGACGTTTACGACGACGGGCTGTTGACTCCGCGGCTCGACGCGAGCTTGGCCGGAACGCCCGTAACGATCGGCGGCGGCATCTACGGCCTGGGCAGCCCACGACTGCGAATGACGGTGCGCGGCAGCGCCGACGCGGCGGTGCTGCGCACGGCGTTCACGCAGGCGGCGCGACTGCCGATACGCGGCCAGTTGAGCTTCGCGCTGCTCGTCGAGGGCTCGGCTTCCAAGCCCGTCACCTGGATCGCGCTGGAGTCGCGTCGGCTGAGCTACGCCGCCGCTACTCTGGAGAGTGTCGACGGATTCGTCGCGTTCGACGGCCGCGAGGCGGACGTCTTGGGCGTGCACGGCGCGTATGACGCAGCTGATCTGAACGCGCGCGGACGCGTCGCGTTCGAACGGCGGCCCGGCGCTGTCGACATGATGCTCGGCGTGCGCGCGGGCCCGGGCCGGATCCCGTACGCCGGGTCGTTCCTGCCGGGCATGCGTCTGCAGGCGGCGGCACTCGCGACGGCCGACGATCCGAAGGCGATCGCGCTGCACGGGGCGCTGTGGGGCGCGAGCGCGTCCCAACGTCTCCACGCCCTCTTCAACGTGGACGAGCGTGGAGTAGGGACGGTAGGACCGCTCTATTACGAAGGTGCCAACGGCTCGTTGTACGCGCGCGTCGCGCTCGACCGCCCGCGCCGGTCGAGCCTCGGCATCGCCGAGGCGCGGGGCCTCGTGATCCCGCCGGCCCGAGCGACGTTCGACGGCACGATATTCGGCGAACAGCTGCGCACCAGAATCGGCGCGGGCCTGGTCGGGCGCCTGCGCACGCCGCTCGGAACGGCGAACGCACGCGCAGATCTCGCGCTAGCCAACGGAGAGTTGCGCGGCGCGGTGTTCGGCGACGTCGCCGGCGAAGCGAGTTTCGGCGCGGCGCTCAGCGGGCCGCTTCAATCGCCGCGCGTCGCCGGAACCATCGTCGTCGCCGGAGGGCGCTACCGCGACTTCAGCGTCAACGGCAACGCAGGCCTCGCGTACGCCGACGGAACGCTGCGCGTCCACGATGCGGCGGTAGCCGTGGGGCCGCTGTTCGCAGGAGTTGCCGGGACGATCGCAGGTCTCACGGCCGCCGGCGACGCGAACGCGGCGCGCTACGATCTCGCGGCGCAGGTGCATTCTTCGGACGTCGCAGGGCTGCTCGCAAGCGTGTATCCGCGTGCGCCCTGGCCGGTTCAGGGAAGCGTCGACGCCGACGTGCGCGTGCGCGGCGTCGGGACCGCGCCGTCGTTTTCCGGCACGATCGCCGCGCCGGAAGGCTCGGTCAACGGGCTGGCGTTTCGCGATCTACGCGGAGGCGTGAGCGGCGACGCGCGCGCGCTGTCGCTGACCGGCGGCCGCGTCGTTGTCGGATCGACGGCGATTGCACTGCACGGCGATGCGACGGCGCACAGCGCGAACGTTGGGATCACCGCGCCCCAGACAAATCTCGCCGACTTCAACGATTTCTTCGACACGGGCGACACGTTCGCCGGAACCGGAACCCTCGCGCTTCGCGCTACGCTCGCCGGAACGCACGTGGTCGCGAGTACGGGGGACGCACGCTTCAGCGACGCGCATTTTCGGCGGCTCGTCTTCGGCACCGTCGCGGCGCGCTGGGCGACGGCTCGCGGGACGATCGACAGCGCGCTGCGCTTCGGCGGCCCGACAGGTCAGGTCGACGCGGCAGGCAGCGTAACGCCGGCGACGATGGCCGTGAACCTGCGCGCGTACGCGCGAGCCGTCGATCTCTCGACGTGGCTCCCGATGCTGGGATTGAGCGCCCCGATCACGGGGCGGCTCGACGCGCAGACGGCGGTCTCGGGACGCTACCCCGACATCGCGCTGAGCCTGCACGCCGCGGTCTTCGGCGGAACGGTGGGCCGCATGTCCGTCTCGCTCTTCGACGTGAGCGTTGCGGCGGCGCACGGGCGCGGAACGCTGCAATCCGCTCGCATCGACCTGCCGTCGTTGAGCACCACGGCCACCGGAAGCTTCGGCCTGCGGCAGACGGACGCGCTCGCGCTGGAGGTGCACAGCACGAGCCCGGATTTCGGCGCCTTTGCGTTCGCGGCGACCGGCAAGAAGGCGCCGGTCACCGGCGCGCTCGACTCGACGTTGCGCATTCAGGGCACGCGAGCCGCCCCGCGCCTGATCGACACACTCGCATTGCGGTCCATCCGGTACCGCGGTCTCACGATACCGCGGATCGCCGCGGAGATCGACGCCGACCGGCACGCCGTTACGGTACGCGGCGGAGAGGTCGATCTGGAGCGCGGCAAAGTGCTCGCGTCCGCGACGGTGCCGATCCGCGTGGCGCCGCGGAACGTGCGCCCCGGCAGCGGGCCCATCGCCGCTTCGCTGCGCGCCGACGACGTCGAGGTTTCCAACTTCCTCGCGCTGTTGCCCAAGGACACGAAGGCGACCGGTCGCATCGACGGCGAGGTCGTGGCGCGCGGCACCGTCGGCCTGCCGCAGCTGAACGGCACGCTGTCGCTGCGCGACGCGACCTTCAGCGGGCCGATGGAGCGCTCGCCGATCACCGGAATAGCCGGCGACCTGTCGCTGGCGGGAAGCCGGGCGCAGCTGACGTCGCATGCGACCGTCGGCGGCGGCGCCGTGAGCGCGCAGGCCGCCGCGGCGCTGGCGAGTCTGCGAAGCGCGAAAGAGTCCACGGTCAGCGCTCGTCTGACGGCGAGCAACGCGCGGCTCGACATGCCGGGCTACTTCCAAGGAGTGCTCGACGCGGACGTCGCGCTGGCGCGCACGGCTCCGGAAAATCCGGCCGCGACCGGCTCGGTTACCGTTTCCAATGCGCGCATTCCGCTCGATGCTTTTTTGAAGCAGCAAACCGGGGGTCAAGGCTCGGGCCTGCCCACCGTCGCCTTCAACAACGTGAGGATCGCGGCCGGACCGAACGTGCGCGTGCAGAGCCGGAACGTCGACATCGGAGCCAAGGGCGACATCACGCTGGCGGGCACGCTGAGCGCTCCAAAGCTGGCCGGAAGCTTCCGTTCCACTGGCGGCTCCCTGAGCTTCTATCGCAACTTCAACGTGGAGAGCGGCATCGTGACGTTCGATCCCAATAGCGGCGTGATTCCCGACGTCG
It encodes:
- a CDS encoding translocation/assembly module TamB domain-containing protein encodes the protein MKRRPGRLWWTAAIAVLCIVGLAFWQWQNLARRGIIAAADAFTGMRVSVDRMTLGANRAVFEDVRVTSKRDEPIATIPRLAVAYDLGDWLGGKRLFGLRSVVADSPHVTIVRRRDGTYNVPIPQLQGNRRAGAGPLKLTARVHNGSLDAVDRRPGFNEEGRFYVRDLNVDADIVSAARSHYTASLRYGERTDRLFSIDGRGDIDPPDGYVDQRWTARELPIAAAIDFVAGSRSLRFLRGTLRDVDARYFGLPDARGALRDRFAASASLSGARIAVAGLSKPVDDVRGPVDVYDDGLLTPRLDASLAGTPVTIGGGIYGLGSPRLRMTVRGSADAAVLRTAFTQAARLPIRGQLSFALLVEGSASKPVTWIALESRRLSYAAATLESVDGFVAFDGREADVLGVHGAYDAADLNARGRVAFERRPGAVDMMLGVRAGPGRIPYAGSFLPGMRLQAAALATADDPKAIALHGALWGASASQRLHALFNVDERGVGTVGPLYYEGANGSLYARVALDRPRRSSLGIAEARGLVIPPARATFDGTIFGEQLRTRIGAGLVGRLRTPLGTANARADLALANGELRGAVFGDVAGEASFGAALSGPLQSPRVAGTIVVAGGRYRDFSVNGNAGLAYADGTLRVHDAAVAVGPLFAGVAGTIAGLTAAGDANAARYDLAAQVHSSDVAGLLASVYPRAPWPVQGSVDADVRVRGVGTAPSFSGTIAAPEGSVNGLAFRDLRGGVSGDARALSLTGGRVVVGSTAIALHGDATAHSANVGITAPQTNLADFNDFFDTGDTFAGTGTLALRATLAGTHVVASTGDARFSDAHFRRLVFGTVAARWATARGTIDSALRFGGPTGQVDAAGSVTPATMAVNLRAYARAVDLSTWLPMLGLSAPITGRLDAQTAVSGRYPDIALSLHAAVFGGTVGRMSVSLFDVSVAAAHGRGTLQSARIDLPSLSTTATGSFGLRQTDALALEVHSTSPDFGAFAFAATGKKAPVTGALDSTLRIQGTRAAPRLIDTLALRSIRYRGLTIPRIAAEIDADRHAVTVRGGEVDLERGKVLASATVPIRVAPRNVRPGSGPIAASLRADDVEVSNFLALLPKDTKATGRIDGEVVARGTVGLPQLNGTLSLRDATFSGPMERSPITGIAGDLSLAGSRAQLTSHATVGGGAVSAQAAAALASLRSAKESTVSARLTASNARLDMPGYFQGVLDADVALARTAPENPAATGSVTVSNARIPLDAFLKQQTGGQGSGLPTVAFNNVRIAAGPNVRVQSRNVDIGAKGDITLAGTLSAPKLAGSFRSTGGSLSFYRNFNVESGIVTFDPNSGVIPDVDAVATTFVSDPPTAIRLNVTGPATHMNLALASDPSYSRQQILGMLVGAQQFGAVRGVRSSGGSFSAGSAAANVALGQLSTVFTRTMLEPLSSSLAGTLGFNEVRITSDIQTGVGVSAVKAFGKYVNAIFAQTFGYPRTQSITLEAHPNPSTGLRATAFTAQGPTLLALQQPAPIGMDIMNLNPLTQLPPLTGTNGVTFSFQVKFP